From Anopheles darlingi chromosome 2, idAnoDarlMG_H_01, whole genome shotgun sequence, the proteins below share one genomic window:
- the LOC125951447 gene encoding lanC-like protein 3 homolog — MCEERYFPNPYSDYDERVHGNSDEFVPTATILKLIRHFVELILNNPDKNQREDLYVGAAGTAFMFWKLAKSAETAQLYPCLEHATKYIHQAKTLAAKKGSSTKNSIAFLCGNAGIAAVSAAISNAQGNHLDAKASIEDFLKGYPACAQADGYDADEVLVGRAGYLHGAYWLNQVIDPKPIENTVINDLCNVIVKRGRLYSSSQRASSPLMYAYHGKEYLGAAHGVSAVLHALLESHWFITATESGKFENCPSSMLADIRNSIDYLLSLQTSDGNFPTRRDSGRCLVHWCHGCAGIIYLLAKAYLIFKDERYLEGCRNCANSIWHRGLLRKGPGICHGVAGNGYAFLLMYRMTGERRYLYQAAKFAEFLASNTCSAQLFAPDRPYSLYEGLAGAVCFLVDVLEPSAASFPFMDVFERKVNFNIAS, encoded by the exons atgtgTGAAGAAAGATATTTTCCAAATCCGTATAGTGATTATGACGAACGTGTGCATGGAAATAGCGATGAATTCGTGCcgacagcgacgatcctgAAGCTCATTCGACACTTCGTTGAGCTAATCCTGAACAATCCAGATAAAAACCAACGGGAAGATCTTTATGTTGGTGCGGCTG GCACGGCATTCATGTTCTGGAAGTTGGCAAAATCAGCAGAGACAGCACAGCTCTATCCGTGTCTAGAGCACGCTACCAAGTACATCCATCAGGCGAAGACGCTCGCCGCGAAGAAGGGAAGCTCGACCAAGAACTCGATAGCATTTCTCTGTGGAAACGCCGGTATAGCCGCCGTATCTGCAGCAATTTCAAATGCACAAGGCAACCACCTAGACGCGAAGGCCAGCATTGAGGATTTTTTGAAAGGCTATCCGGCATGCGCCCAAGCTGATGGCTACGACGCCGATGAAGTGTTGGTCGGTCGTGCCGGCTACCTACATGGTGCCTATTGGTTGAATCAAGTCATTGACCCAAAACCAATAGAAAACACCGTCATCAATGATCTCTGTAATGTAATTGTTAAACGTGGAAGACTGTACTCGTCCAGCCAACGTGCCAGCTCGCCCCTGATGTACGCATACCATGGCAAAGAGTACCTCGGGGCCGCTCATGGCGTAAGCGCTGTTTTGCACGCCCTGCTGGAGTCACACTGGTTCATCACTGCCACCGAGAGCGGGAAATTCGAAAACTGTCCATCCTCCATGCTAGCAGACATTCGGAATTCGATCGATTACCTGCTTTCGTTGCAAACCAGCGATGGAAACTTTCCAACGCGTAGGGATTCCGGCAGATGTCTTGTCCATTGGTGCCATGGATGCGCTGGAATAATCTATCTCCTTGCTAAAGCATACCTAATCTTTAAAGATGAACGATATTTAGAAGGATGCCGTAACTGTGCAAACTCCATCTGGCACAGAGGGTTGCTACGCAAGGGACCCGGAATTTGTCACGGTGTGGCCGGAAACGGTTACGCCTTTTTACTCATGTACAGGATGACCGGTGAAAGGCGTTACTTGTACCAAGCGGCAAAGTTTGCGGAATTTCTTGCCAGCAACACCTGTTCCGCTCAATTATTCGCTCCTGATCGACCGTACAGCCTGTACGAAGGGTTGgctggtgctgtgtgtttCCTTGTGGATGTGCTGGAGCCATCAGCggcttcttttcctttcatgGACGTATTCGAAAGGAAGGTAAACTTCAATATTGCATCATGA
- the LOC125952624 gene encoding ralA-binding protein 1 isoform X1 — MKRIVRVARFCWFTVRCSVLLTVPVSALSLLPHSTVSDADPEKVSKKELLIGRRKDKKEKKTAYATLEGESSPEEELETKSPSKTKKSKTFKFPSKSKEKREKSREKERPEPTAKVEDVGKTPDKTEKDKEKDKKKDKEKKEKEKKEKSKDKKEKKLKQGSVSEEVLELGDAQPIFGVSLGLANERSRCHDGVNLPLVVRDCIDYLQEHGLQSDQIYKVEAVKTKLQQLKRTYNNREGSCVAEMDVPIACGLLKMFLRELPEPILTTDLSSRFEEVASHSQVSQQEQELVSLVEQLPSCNRTLLSWMFMHVDAVTQNEDYTKMNAQNIAMLLSPTLQMSHRLFVAILCHCSTLFADTTLHKYVPPLTASSPNLPETPEEISNELGKQESLLAQIHAEMNAGFVTKKREEQLWEVQRIITQLKRKLRTFEKKSDCLQKSLDDTVDGDISIDLNLQKGKFSCSDDESSIKTVTAISTESAANTETKNTPQETPEQTVAIGERKKSITDSPTDAGAMSGGETTVVTAAQPQQHGTSVEPVKVSDKVTVTDNGFLLLPQNHPEYLTLIRLQLENQELVNWKAQLQSRIQAERNEIVKMKKLLITDGVSTQGTGTIGLLDTSVAASEEYERLVAQYVKENALLDQKRQMLAKEIFEENKNLIQMQVDLALNRYKI, encoded by the exons atgaaaaggaTTGTGCGTGTCGCtcggttttgttggtttacGGTGCGCTGTTCCGTGTTGCTTACCGTTCCCGTTTCTGCTCTTTCTCTATTACCACACTCAACAGTTAGTGACGCCGACCCGGAGAAGGTCAGCAAGAAGGAGCTGCTCATCGGCCGCCGGAAGgataagaaggaaaagaaaacagcttACGCCACCCTAGAGGGCGAAAGCTCACCGGAAGAGGAGCTCGAAACAAA GAGTCCCTCGAAGACGAAAAAATCGAAGACTTTCAAGTTCCCGTCGAAAAGCAAGGAGAAACGCGAGAAGTCACGGGAAAAGGAGCGACCGGAACCGACGGCAAAGGTGGAGGACGTTGGTAAAACGCCGGATAAAACTGAGAAGGATAAGGAAAAGGACAAAAAGAAGGacaaggagaaaaaggaaaaggaaaagaaagaaaagtcgAAAgataagaaggagaaaaaactaaaacaggGCAGCGTCAGCGAGGAGGTGCTGGAGCTGGGAGATGCACAGCCCATCTTCGGCGTATCACTTGGTTTGGCGAACGAGCGTAGTCGTTGCCATGACGGTGTGAACCTGCCGCTGGTCGTACGCGACTGTATCGATTACCTGCAGGAGCATGGGCTCCAAAGCGATCAGATCTACAAAGTCGAAGCCGTCAAAACGAAGCTCCAACAGCTGAAACGAACGTACAATAACCGCGAAGGAAGCTGCGTGGCCGAGATGGACGTACCGATTGCGTGCGGTTTGCTGAAAATGTTCCTCCGTGAGCTGCCGGAGCCGATACTGACGACCGATCTGTCGTCACGGTTCGAGGAGGTGGCCTCTCATTCGCAGGTTtcccagcaggagcaggaactgGTCTCGCTCGTCGAGCAGCTACCCAGTTGTAATCGTACGCTGCTATCGTGGATGTTTATGCATGTCGATGCCGTTACGCAAAACGAAGACTACACAAAGATGAACGCACAGAACATTGCAATGCTGCTCAGCCCTACACTCCAAATGTCTCACCGTCTGTTCGTGGCCATCCTCTGTCACTGCAGTACACTGTTCGCGGATACCACCTTGCATAA ATATGTACCACCACTCACAGCCTCCAGTCCCAATTTACCAGAAACGCCGGAGGAAATATCGAACGAATTGGGAAAACAGGAGAGTCTGCTGGCACAAATACACGCCGAGATGAATGCGGGCTTTGTGACGAAGAAGCGCGAAGAGCAGCTGTGGGAGGTACAGCGTATCATTACGCAACTCAAG CGCAAATTGAGGACGTTCGAGAAGAAATCGGACTGTCTACAGAAAAGTCTTGACGACACGGTGGACGGTGACATCTCAATCGATCTGAATCTACAAAAGGGCAAATTTTCCTGCTCTGATGACGAGTCCTCCATCAAGACGGTAACGGCGATCTCCACTGAATCGGCCGCAAATacagaaaccaaaaacacgccACAGGAAACACCAGAGCAGACGGTGGCGATCGGTGAGAGGAAAAAGTCCATCACCGACTCACCCACCGACGCTGGCGCTATGAGCGGAGGGGAGACCACGGTGGTGACCGCagcacaaccacagcaacacgGCACGTCGGTGGAACCAGTGAAAGTGAGCGATAAGGTCACGGTGACGGACAATGGATTTCTGCTGTTGCCACAGAATCACCCAGAATACCTGACGCTGATACGGTTGCAGTTGGAAAACCAAGAACTGGTCAACTGGAAAGCTCAGCTGCAGTCCCGCATTCAGGCGGAAAGGAACGAGATCGTCAAGATGAAGAAACTGCTCATCACGGATGGTGTCAGTACGCAGGGTACGGGAACGATCGGTTTACTCGATACGTCCGTAGCCGCCAGTGAAGAGTACGAACGGCTGGTGGCACAGTACGTCAAAGAAAATGCCCTCCTGGACCAGAAGCGGCAGATGCTGGCGAAGGAAATattcgaagaaaacaaaaacctaatCCAGATGCAGGTCGATTTGGCGCTAAATCGGTACAAGATTTAG
- the LOC125952624 gene encoding ralA-binding protein 1 isoform X2 codes for MDFDSPDCVEKDFPGLYASEAGGKSKKDEKDFSDADPEKVSKKELLIGRRKDKKEKKTAYATLEGESSPEEELETKSPSKTKKSKTFKFPSKSKEKREKSREKERPEPTAKVEDVGKTPDKTEKDKEKDKKKDKEKKEKEKKEKSKDKKEKKLKQGSVSEEVLELGDAQPIFGVSLGLANERSRCHDGVNLPLVVRDCIDYLQEHGLQSDQIYKVEAVKTKLQQLKRTYNNREGSCVAEMDVPIACGLLKMFLRELPEPILTTDLSSRFEEVASHSQVSQQEQELVSLVEQLPSCNRTLLSWMFMHVDAVTQNEDYTKMNAQNIAMLLSPTLQMSHRLFVAILCHCSTLFADTTLHKYVPPLTASSPNLPETPEEISNELGKQESLLAQIHAEMNAGFVTKKREEQLWEVQRIITQLKRKLRTFEKKSDCLQKSLDDTVDGDISIDLNLQKGKFSCSDDESSIKTVTAISTESAANTETKNTPQETPEQTVAIGERKKSITDSPTDAGAMSGGETTVVTAAQPQQHGTSVEPVKVSDKVTVTDNGFLLLPQNHPEYLTLIRLQLENQELVNWKAQLQSRIQAERNEIVKMKKLLITDGVSTQGTGTIGLLDTSVAASEEYERLVAQYVKENALLDQKRQMLAKEIFEENKNLIQMQVDLALNRYKI; via the exons ATGGATTTCGATAGTCCCGATTGTgtggaaaaggattttccgGGCCTGTACGCGTCCGAGGCCggtggcaaaagcaaaaaggatgaaaaggaTT TTAGTGACGCCGACCCGGAGAAGGTCAGCAAGAAGGAGCTGCTCATCGGCCGCCGGAAGgataagaaggaaaagaaaacagcttACGCCACCCTAGAGGGCGAAAGCTCACCGGAAGAGGAGCTCGAAACAAA GAGTCCCTCGAAGACGAAAAAATCGAAGACTTTCAAGTTCCCGTCGAAAAGCAAGGAGAAACGCGAGAAGTCACGGGAAAAGGAGCGACCGGAACCGACGGCAAAGGTGGAGGACGTTGGTAAAACGCCGGATAAAACTGAGAAGGATAAGGAAAAGGACAAAAAGAAGGacaaggagaaaaaggaaaaggaaaagaaagaaaagtcgAAAgataagaaggagaaaaaactaaaacaggGCAGCGTCAGCGAGGAGGTGCTGGAGCTGGGAGATGCACAGCCCATCTTCGGCGTATCACTTGGTTTGGCGAACGAGCGTAGTCGTTGCCATGACGGTGTGAACCTGCCGCTGGTCGTACGCGACTGTATCGATTACCTGCAGGAGCATGGGCTCCAAAGCGATCAGATCTACAAAGTCGAAGCCGTCAAAACGAAGCTCCAACAGCTGAAACGAACGTACAATAACCGCGAAGGAAGCTGCGTGGCCGAGATGGACGTACCGATTGCGTGCGGTTTGCTGAAAATGTTCCTCCGTGAGCTGCCGGAGCCGATACTGACGACCGATCTGTCGTCACGGTTCGAGGAGGTGGCCTCTCATTCGCAGGTTtcccagcaggagcaggaactgGTCTCGCTCGTCGAGCAGCTACCCAGTTGTAATCGTACGCTGCTATCGTGGATGTTTATGCATGTCGATGCCGTTACGCAAAACGAAGACTACACAAAGATGAACGCACAGAACATTGCAATGCTGCTCAGCCCTACACTCCAAATGTCTCACCGTCTGTTCGTGGCCATCCTCTGTCACTGCAGTACACTGTTCGCGGATACCACCTTGCATAA ATATGTACCACCACTCACAGCCTCCAGTCCCAATTTACCAGAAACGCCGGAGGAAATATCGAACGAATTGGGAAAACAGGAGAGTCTGCTGGCACAAATACACGCCGAGATGAATGCGGGCTTTGTGACGAAGAAGCGCGAAGAGCAGCTGTGGGAGGTACAGCGTATCATTACGCAACTCAAG CGCAAATTGAGGACGTTCGAGAAGAAATCGGACTGTCTACAGAAAAGTCTTGACGACACGGTGGACGGTGACATCTCAATCGATCTGAATCTACAAAAGGGCAAATTTTCCTGCTCTGATGACGAGTCCTCCATCAAGACGGTAACGGCGATCTCCACTGAATCGGCCGCAAATacagaaaccaaaaacacgccACAGGAAACACCAGAGCAGACGGTGGCGATCGGTGAGAGGAAAAAGTCCATCACCGACTCACCCACCGACGCTGGCGCTATGAGCGGAGGGGAGACCACGGTGGTGACCGCagcacaaccacagcaacacgGCACGTCGGTGGAACCAGTGAAAGTGAGCGATAAGGTCACGGTGACGGACAATGGATTTCTGCTGTTGCCACAGAATCACCCAGAATACCTGACGCTGATACGGTTGCAGTTGGAAAACCAAGAACTGGTCAACTGGAAAGCTCAGCTGCAGTCCCGCATTCAGGCGGAAAGGAACGAGATCGTCAAGATGAAGAAACTGCTCATCACGGATGGTGTCAGTACGCAGGGTACGGGAACGATCGGTTTACTCGATACGTCCGTAGCCGCCAGTGAAGAGTACGAACGGCTGGTGGCACAGTACGTCAAAGAAAATGCCCTCCTGGACCAGAAGCGGCAGATGCTGGCGAAGGAAATattcgaagaaaacaaaaacctaatCCAGATGCAGGTCGATTTGGCGCTAAATCGGTACAAGATTTAG
- the LOC125952625 gene encoding golgin-84, whose translation MSWLQDLAGRAENILTKIDQNAATVLQTRPDSDDVDGSTPLMEVSVSKSESAPQNTPKPRNITKTSHLVVRSPKRMGKSASNSSFDRSIANDQDMEDTLSSKSERQNFSETSSRRSSISSKKEGTVIDMSTMPIAAPNPAGHEFSYSIEKELAATKIILAEVKSERDELKTELDNALSQLSNGETEAKLMQLEALCESLAEEKNDLSAKLLNIEEANSKYVKSISELESTVAKHMQSEQELQTKLEMAKLEAENAMSELQQYRVRAHATLQLKEKTIDQLKEQITNIDRSEQGTVNGGLSNSEQILQIELEQTRQEKSNLVDELNALNERIKQREGQWLATEEKLKMTVNNLEKHLQQSQQQSTFETDRFLQLEDDFKIKQKELASAREELIKQRTSFTARVYERDSEIKKLRSKIQNRPASPSSDVEDRLASLTQSLVQKQTTLETITAERNALRLQLEKLESQYRSTASQVRQQRAVYLNSNVTDDAKSQVPNFMVENPFDNNVARRMKRAYSSLDSIGIRLGVFLRRYPLIRILVIFYVVILHLWVMFVLLSSTPT comes from the exons ATGTCGTGGCTGCAAGACTTGGCTGGGAGGGCCGAAAATATCCTCACCAAGATCGACCAGAACGCGGCCACTGTTCTGCAAACCCGACCCGATTCTGATGATGTGGACGGGAGCACTCCGCTGATGGAGGTCAGTGTTTCGAAAAGCGAATCCGCTCCACAAAATACGCCCAAACCCAGGAATATTACGAAAACGTCGCACCTTGTCGTCCGATCCCCGAAACGAATGGGAAAATCCGCTTCAAACTCTTCATTCGACCGATCAATCGCCAACGATCAGGATATGGAGGATACTCTTTCGTCTAAATCGGAGAGGCAAAACTTTTCCGAAACCTCTTCCAGGCGCAGCTCAATCAGttcgaagaaggaaggaacagTTATCGATATGAGCACGATGCCGATAGCCGCGCCAAACCCGGCTGGTCACGAGTTTAGTTATTCGATCGAGAAAGAGCTGGCCGCTACAAAGATCATACTGGCCGAGGTTAAGTCCGAGCGGGACGAGCTGAAAACCGAGCTGGACAATGCATTGTCGCAGCTCAGCAACGGGGAGACGGAAGCAAAACTGATGCAACTGGAGGCTTTATGCGAAAGTTtggcagaagagaagaacgaTTTGTCCGCGAAGCTGCTGAACATCGAAGAGGCAAACAGCAAGTACGTAAAGTCCATATCCGAGCTCGAGTCCACCGTAGCGAAGCACATGCAGAGTGAGCAGGAATTACAAACAAAACTGGAGATGGCGAAGCTAGAGGCGGAGAATGCAATGTCCGAGCTGCAGCAGTACCGCGTCCGAGCTCATGCAACACTGCAGTTGAAGGAGAAAACCATCGATCAGCTCAAAGAACAAATTACAAACATAGACCGAAGTGAACAAGGCACGGTCAACGGCGGTTTGTCGAACTCGGAGCAGATTCTGCAGATCGAGCTGGAGCAAACCAGACAAGAGAAGTCGAATCTAGTGGACGAGCTTAATGCGCTGAACGAACGGATAAAACAGCGCGAAGGACAGTGGCTAGCTACGGAGGAAAAGCTGAAGATGACCGTCAACAATCTAGAGAAGCATctgcagcagtcgcagcagcagagcacctTCGAGACCGACCGATTCCTTCAGCTGGAAGATgatttcaaaatcaaacagaaaGAGCTCGCTTCGGCACGCGAAGAGCTGATCAAACAAAGGACAAGCTTTACGGCGAGAGTATACGAAAG AGATTCCGAGATAAAGAAGTTGCGCAGTAAAATCCAAAATCGTCCAGCAAGTCCATCCTCCGATGTGGAAGATCGTCTGGCGTCCCTCACGCAATCCTTAGTACAAAAGCAAACCACGCTAGAAACAATAACGGCAGAGAGAAATGCACTACGGCTACAGCTGGAAAAGTTAGAA AGCCAGTACCGTAGCACTGCATCCCAGGTTCGACAGCAGCGAGCGGTGTACTTGAACAGCAACGTCACAGATGATG CCAAATCCCAAGTTCCCAATTTTATGGTGGAAAACCCCTTCGACAATAACGTGGCCCGAAGGATGAAGCGAGCTTattcctctctcgattcgataGGCATTCGATTAGGCGTGTTCCTGCGCCGCTACCCGCTGATTCGCATTCTTGTAATTTTCTACGTGGTAATCCTGCATCTGTGGGTTATGTTTGTTCTCTTATCCTCCACTCCGACCTAA
- the LOC125951416 gene encoding uncharacterized protein LOC125951416, which yields MRFLALICVLLALAAVVTAAKSCKECNRNECDCERAIARGPPPQPYPFYKKKKCNVTRPLELKPTHDVCSCEQEYRVRPLVIERVEPKFAKSRSCECGYENHGGTPTKKYPADLISRQLALEYARKTKISESDLHVHGRPVTVPPPCKPDVIQEERLFKNTLQVLEMKQQKKRVKYRVQSSEETEGIPCHPKEESYCAICYGKVEPREPKFELLRQDGPVCEECKDYSRSEELEEVDDYTEAPPKSHHCNKCKQPKKSCGCKEQYDSYESAQSYEDDCPLKRRSRAIPALDNAKPSVPVV from the exons ATGCGGTTCTTGGCACTGATATGTGtcctgctggcgctggccgcCGTCGTAACGGCTGCCAAATCCTGCAAAGAATGTAACCGGAACGAGTGCGACTGCGAGCGTGCAATTGCCCGAGGTCCGCCACCGCAACCATATCCGTtctacaaaaagaagaaatgcaaCGTGACGCGGCCGCTTGAACTGAAACCGACCCATGATGTGTGCTCTTGTGAGCAGGAGTACCGCGTGCGACCGTTGGTGATTGAACGTGTGGAGCCGAAATTTGCCAAATCGCGATCCTGTGAATGCGGTTATGAAAACCACGGTGGAACCCCTACTAA AAAGTATCCAGCGGATTTGATCAGTCGCCAGTTGGCGTTGGAGTACGCGAGAAAGACGAAGATCAGCGAATCCGATCTGCACGTGCACGGTCGTCCCGTCACTGTTCCCCCTCCTTGTAAACCTGACGTCATTCAGGAGGAACGACTGTTCAAAAACACCCTGCAGGTGCTGGAGATgaaacagcagaagaagcgcgTCAAGTATCGAGTGCAATCGTCGGAGGAAACCGAAGGTATTCCTTGCCACCCGAAGGAGGAGAGCTACTGTGCAATCTGTTACGGCAAGGTCGAACCGCGGGAGCCCAAATTCGAGCTTCTGCGCCAAGATGGCCCAGTGTGCGAGGAGTGTAAGGATTACTCAAGGTCCGAAGAGCTCGAGGAAGTTGACGATTATACGGAGGCGCCACCGAAATCCCATCACTGTAACAAATGCAAGCAGCCGAAGAAATCTTGTGGCTGCAAGGAGCAGTACGATAGCTACGAATCTGCACAATCGTATGAGGATGACTGTCCGCTGAAACGCCGTTCACGGGCGATCCCTGCGTTGGATAATGCGAAGCCATCGGTGCCAGTGGTGTAA